Proteins from a genomic interval of Syngnathus acus chromosome 4, fSynAcu1.2, whole genome shotgun sequence:
- the zmp:0000000521 gene encoding spindlin-1 isoform X2, translated as MWRKRSSGELSDAGSPDPNCILGVRIQHNWREKGNQSKWKGTVLDRLSVNPSLFMVKYDGFDCVYGIELFKDERVSNLQVLSESVVNNRIKIPSGAEELVGKAVEHLFEKEDGEKNEWRGMVLSRAPIMTNWYYITYEKDPVLYMYQLWDDYADGDLRILPEAENKHLLPADRKPGEETESLVGKQVEYVTDKGVKRTGLVIYQVPAKPSVYYIKYDDDFHIHVYDLVKTT; from the exons atgTGGAG GAAGCGAAGCAGCGGTGAGCTGAGCGACGCCGGAAGCCCCGACCCCAACTGTATCCTAGGTGTTCGCATTCAGCACAACTGGCGTGAGAAGGGCAACCAGAGCAAATGGAAGGGCACCGTGCTGGACAGACTCAGCGTCAATCCATCGCTCTTCATGGTCAAGTACGACGGCTTTGATTGCGTCTACGGCATCGAGCTGTTCAAGGACGAGCGTGTGTCCAACCTGCAGGTCCTCTCCGAAAGTGTCG TAAACAACCGGATCAAGATACCCTCGGGGGCCGAAGAGTTGGTGGGCAAAGCCGTGGAGCATCTTTTTGAAAAGGAGGATGGCGAGAAGAACGAGTGGCGAGGGATGGTGCTCTCCAGAGCACCGATCATGACTAATTGGTATTACATCACCTATGAAAAGGACCCGGTTCTTTATATGTACCAACTATGGGACGACTACGCCGACGGGGACCTTAGGATTCTGCCCGAAGCGG AAAACAAGCACCTGTTGCCCGCCGACAGGAAGCCCGGGGAAGAGACTGAGAGTCTGGTGGGCAAACAGGTGGAGTACGTGACTGACAAAGGTGTGAAGAGGACCGGCCTGGTCATCTACCAAGTCCCCGCCAAGCCCTCCGTCTACTACATTAAATATGACGATGACTTTCACATCCACGTCTATGACCTGGTTAAAACCACCTAA
- the zmp:0000000521 gene encoding spindlin-1 isoform X1, with protein sequence MSTSSPAVRDQTACWETKYFSSISRISRSFREISSSLGPCGGTFSLAEVPNRYEICVQVKADVRLIGVRAVCAFRLSVQLLKGGCSFQSPPLPCLPGTSALRWPLGQARETDCNHRICGGMSKKRGRKRSSGELSDAGSPDPNCILGVRIQHNWREKGNQSKWKGTVLDRLSVNPSLFMVKYDGFDCVYGIELFKDERVSNLQVLSESVVNNRIKIPSGAEELVGKAVEHLFEKEDGEKNEWRGMVLSRAPIMTNWYYITYEKDPVLYMYQLWDDYADGDLRILPEAENKHLLPADRKPGEETESLVGKQVEYVTDKGVKRTGLVIYQVPAKPSVYYIKYDDDFHIHVYDLVKTT encoded by the exons ATGTCAACGTCTTCTCCAGCTGTTCGCGACCAAACGGCATGCTGGGAAACGAAGTATTTTTCTTCCATCTCCCGCATTTCACGCAGCTTTCGCGAGATTTCCTCGAGTCTGGGTCCGTGTGGGGGAACATTTTCTTTAGCAGAAGTACCGAACCGGTATGAAATCTGCGTGCAGGTGAAGGCAGACGTAAGGCTCATTGGCGTCCGGGCAGTCTGTGCTTTTCGGCTGTCGGTGCAACTTCTGAAAGGCGGATGTAGCTTCCAatcgccccccctcccttgcCTGCCTGGAACGTCTGCATTGAGGTGGCCGCTCGGACAAGCGAGGGAAACTG ACTGTAACCATCGAATTTGTGGAGGCATGTCAAAGAAAAGAGGCAG GAAGCGAAGCAGCGGTGAGCTGAGCGACGCCGGAAGCCCCGACCCCAACTGTATCCTAGGTGTTCGCATTCAGCACAACTGGCGTGAGAAGGGCAACCAGAGCAAATGGAAGGGCACCGTGCTGGACAGACTCAGCGTCAATCCATCGCTCTTCATGGTCAAGTACGACGGCTTTGATTGCGTCTACGGCATCGAGCTGTTCAAGGACGAGCGTGTGTCCAACCTGCAGGTCCTCTCCGAAAGTGTCG TAAACAACCGGATCAAGATACCCTCGGGGGCCGAAGAGTTGGTGGGCAAAGCCGTGGAGCATCTTTTTGAAAAGGAGGATGGCGAGAAGAACGAGTGGCGAGGGATGGTGCTCTCCAGAGCACCGATCATGACTAATTGGTATTACATCACCTATGAAAAGGACCCGGTTCTTTATATGTACCAACTATGGGACGACTACGCCGACGGGGACCTTAGGATTCTGCCCGAAGCGG AAAACAAGCACCTGTTGCCCGCCGACAGGAAGCCCGGGGAAGAGACTGAGAGTCTGGTGGGCAAACAGGTGGAGTACGTGACTGACAAAGGTGTGAAGAGGACCGGCCTGGTCATCTACCAAGTCCCCGCCAAGCCCTCCGTCTACTACATTAAATATGACGATGACTTTCACATCCACGTCTATGACCTGGTTAAAACCACCTAA